In Mesorhizobium sp. M9A.F.Ca.ET.002.03.1.2, the DNA window GGCTGAGTTGGTTGCAATCGGGGGCTATGGTGGGAAGAAGACCTGCTTCTAAATCCCCCGGCTCTACGCGGTGGTTGGGGCAGACCAGATCATCAGCGCCACAAAAGGCCACGAAGATGATGCCGGTCTGCATCCGTCCGTGCCTCGCAAGTTTCTGGCTTACGGAGCAGTCGGACGACGTGCCGGGCTCCGAGCGCATAGCCGCCGGGAACCACGAGCTTCACGACCACGAAGATTGAAACCGGAAGGGCGAGGATGGCGAGGGCCGGCAAATGGATCGATCCCGACACTCACCGAAATGGTCGCCATCCCGGCCCGGATCAGCCTTCGCGCGGCGCCGGCGTGTTGAGAAGCTGCTGCTCCCAAAGATACGCGATGCCGCTGCCGGCGAAGTGCTGGATGAGAATCTCGGTCAGCGCCTCGACATGCCCGGTGCGCGCCCAATCGCGTTGCCATTCGCCAGCGAGCGCCATCACGGTCATCACGTTCGCACCGGCCGCGATCATTCGCTGGATGGCAACTTCGTGAGACTCCTTCGAAATCCCGCCCGACGCGTCGGTGACCACGGTCACGTCCCAGCCCTCGCCGGCGGCCTGGATCACAGGCATTGCGACGCAGACCTCGGTCCACAGGCCGGCGATGATCAGTTGCTTGCGGCCGGTCGCCTTGACGAGGTTCACCACATTCTCGTCCTGCCAGGTGTTCACCCAGGTGCGATCGATGACTTCCTGGTCCGGAAATACGTCGGTGATCTGCTTGAAAAGAAGACCGCCACGGCCCGCGATTACGCTGGTGAGAATGGTTGGGACTTCGAACGCCTTAGCCAGCTTCGCCAGCGCGGTCGTGCTGTTGACCACAGCTTGCGGATCATGGCTGTTCAGGTTCGCGAGTTGATAAGGTTGGTGATCGATCAGAACGAGGACCGAATCTTCGGGGCGAAGAAGCGAATCGAGGCCGTTACGAGGGGTCATCAAGACTTCCTTTCTCTGCCGCTATGGACGGCGATGGGTTCACGGGAGACATGCGCCAGCGGGCGACGTTGCCTGGGCGCAATTTGCTGTTCCTTTTGGTGATGCGGTAGTGCCATAGTCAGGCAAGCTGTGTCGCGAAACGAGGAACGCCGAATTGGACATCGAAGATCTACAGACATTCGTCGCAGTGGCCGATGCCGGGGGCGTTTCGGCCGCCGCGCGCCGGCTCGGCGTTTCCAAGTCGATCGTCAGTCGTCGGCTCTTCCGAGTTGAAGCGGAGCTTGGCGTCCAGCTTCTCGCACGAACGACTCGTGGCGCCGCGCTCACCGAAGCGGGAATCACGTTCAGGGATCATGCGGCCAGAGCCAGCGCCGAGATCGACACCGCCAGGGAAACGATCCTCCCGACCGGCGACCTTCGTGGCCGCCTGAGGGTTGCCATGCCGCTTACTTTCGGCCCGACCCACTTCGCC includes these proteins:
- a CDS encoding hydrolase, whose protein sequence is MTPRNGLDSLLRPEDSVLVLIDHQPYQLANLNSHDPQAVVNSTTALAKLAKAFEVPTILTSVIAGRGGLLFKQITDVFPDQEVIDRTWVNTWQDENVVNLVKATGRKQLIIAGLWTEVCVAMPVIQAAGEGWDVTVVTDASGGISKESHEVAIQRMIAAGANVMTVMALAGEWQRDWARTGHVEALTEILIQHFAGSGIAYLWEQQLLNTPAPREG